One Pullulanibacillus sp. KACC 23026 DNA segment encodes these proteins:
- a CDS encoding ATP-binding protein, whose protein sequence is MDTILTQPFAGPVINALRSIGYNARTAIADLIDNSIDAQANEIKLFFEYNEGNGFIQIIDNGRGMDEVEIQNAMSIGSKDPRNERRDKELGRFGMGLKTASFSLGKRLSVLSKQGSQFVERCWDLDFVSETNSWELFAEIPQEIKGKMAKISGDSGTIIYIDKLDRFMRSGQNPILENSFFRKVENILTHVSFVFHRLINSSCFIYINGNSVPSWDPFLTQHDYTNPLRPRILKDEAGLVHVSSFILPHASYLNSKEYKDAGGVKGWYEQQGFYIYRENRLLHYGNWLDLYPKDQASQLARIRVDITNKSDELWHVDIKKSTVNPPESIRTQLKLIAQEARDLSKQVFYFRTQSSISDTTIRSNINTWRQENTEAGSIFKLNRSHPLLQKIIGRIDNETLKDLNMFLKLVELGSPANIVITPKVEEEQLQPLTDSEIELVVQLANMYRKLMDSDDINDLVNTILMTPSIERFNRYTIKYILEEKENAK, encoded by the coding sequence ATGGATACTATTTTGACACAGCCATTCGCTGGTCCAGTGATAAACGCATTACGCTCTATTGGTTATAATGCCAGAACTGCCATAGCCGATTTAATAGACAACTCTATAGACGCTCAAGCAAATGAAATAAAATTGTTTTTTGAGTATAACGAAGGCAATGGTTTCATTCAAATTATTGATAATGGTCGTGGTATGGATGAAGTGGAGATTCAAAATGCCATGTCAATCGGGTCAAAGGATCCAAGAAATGAAAGAAGGGACAAAGAATTAGGTAGATTTGGTATGGGGCTAAAAACTGCTTCTTTTTCACTTGGTAAACGCTTAAGTGTATTAAGTAAGCAAGGCAGTCAGTTTGTTGAGAGATGTTGGGATTTGGATTTTGTTTCAGAAACAAATAGTTGGGAGCTTTTTGCTGAAATACCACAAGAAATTAAGGGTAAAATGGCTAAAATTTCTGGGGATTCTGGTACTATTATATATATTGATAAACTTGATCGTTTTATGAGATCAGGACAAAATCCAATTTTGGAAAATAGTTTTTTTAGAAAAGTAGAAAATATTCTTACTCATGTTTCTTTTGTCTTTCACAGACTAATTAACAGTAGTTGTTTTATTTATATAAATGGGAACTCTGTACCATCATGGGATCCTTTTCTTACTCAACATGATTATACTAATCCATTAAGACCAAGGATTTTAAAAGATGAAGCAGGCCTTGTGCATGTAAGCTCTTTTATACTGCCACATGCTTCATATCTTAATTCCAAAGAATATAAAGATGCTGGTGGAGTTAAAGGGTGGTATGAACAACAAGGGTTCTATATCTATCGTGAAAATCGTCTATTACATTATGGAAATTGGTTAGATCTTTATCCTAAAGACCAGGCATCTCAATTAGCTAGAATTCGGGTTGACATAACAAATAAGTCGGATGAACTGTGGCATGTTGATATAAAAAAGTCTACTGTAAATCCACCAGAATCTATTCGAACACAATTAAAACTAATTGCTCAAGAAGCACGTGATTTATCAAAACAAGTATTTTACTTCAGAACACAAAGTAGTATATCGGATACGACTATAAGAAGTAATATTAATACTTGGAGACAAGAAAACACAGAAGCCGGAAGTATATTTAAACTGAACCGTTCACATCCTTTACTCCAAAAGATAATAGGAAGAATTGATAATGAAACATTAAAGGATTTAAATATGTTTTTAAAATTAGTGGAACTTGGCTCTCCAGCCAATATTGTAATAACACCTAAAGTTGAAGAGGAGCAACTACAACCACTAACAGATAGTGAAATTGAGCTTGTAGTTCAACTAGCCAATATGTATAGGAAGTTAATGGATTCTGACGATATTAATGATTTAGTAAATACAATTTTAATGACTCCATCAATAGAAAGATTTAATCGTTATACAATTAAATATATTTTAGAGGAGAAAGAGAATGCAAAATGA